The Candidatus Thermoplasmatota archaeon region TTTTCTATCTTTTGTTTTTTAAAAAAATCAGCCAATTTATCTAAGGATCTCCCCCTATGGGATAGAAGGTTTTTTTCTTTTATCTCCATCTGAGCAAAAGTCCTTTTTTCACCAGATGGGATAAAGATAGGGTCGAAACCGAAACCATGGGTGCCTAACTCTCTTGTAGTTATATCACCATGGCATTCACCAACAAAAATTAATGGTTTTTCACCAGGTTCTTTATAGGCTATGACTGACTTGAAAGTAGCTTTTCTGTTTTCCTCGCCATCCATCAGTTTAAGTATCCCTTTGCAGCCTATGGTACGGAAAACATAGGATGAGTACACACCAGGGAAACCTTTTAGATGATCAACAAAAAGACCTGCATCCTCCAAAAAAAATGGTTTATCAAACCTTTTTTGTATGTCCTCTACACCAAAACATATGACTTCTTCTAGTGTATCAGCCTGTATCTCAGGGTAACCAATATTATGTTGAATAACATCAAAACCAATGGTTGATAGTTTTTCTTTTGCCTCAGCTTGCTTACCCTTGTTACTTGTGATAAAATATATTTTCTTCATCGGTACCTACCTCTTTTCACAATCTCATCTATCTTGTTGATAACATGCTCAGGGTTACCCCTGTATTCTCTTCTATAACCTTCTAAAACATATTCAAAACATTTTGAGTGTTTCGAGTGCGTTGACTCTATAGCCTCCATTAAAACATGTAAATCCACACCTTTTGCTTCTATCTCACTGTTTTTCTCCCCTAAACCAAAATCTATGAAATGTATTCTATCATCCATGAGTATCATGTTTGATGTTGTAATGTCACCATGTATTATGTTGTTGTTATGAAATCTCGCTATGCTCTCACCTATTTTGTTGCATATACGTTTTCTTTCTTTTTCACTAACTCTATTCAGGATGTCTTTTATTCTTTTACCCCTAAGGTACTCCATTGTTATAACACCATTTAAAAGATCCACATCATAGATTATCGGTGTAGATATACCATGCATGCGTGCCTCTATCATCAATTTCGCTTCTTCGCGTGTACGATATGATCTCAGCTTGTCATCAATGTTTTTTATACGATAGGTTTTTTTAATCCTCCTTTTTTGGACTACGGTATAGCCCATGTGTTTAGAGAGTGTTATCTCAGCCT contains the following coding sequences:
- a CDS encoding XTP/dITP diphosphatase; this translates as MKKIYFITSNKGKQAEAKEKLSTIGFDVIQHNIGYPEIQADTLEEVICFGVEDIQKRFDKPFFLEDAGLFVDHLKGFPGVYSSYVFRTIGCKGILKLMDGEENRKATFKSVIAYKEPGEKPLIFVGECHGDITTRELGTHGFGFDPIFIPSGEKRTFAQMEIKEKNLLSHRGRSLDKLADFFKKQKIENSLVS
- a CDS encoding KEOPS complex kinase/ATPase Bud32; this translates as MTKKIIYRGAEAEITLSKHMGYTVVQKRRIKKTYRIKNIDDKLRSYRTREEAKLMIEARMHGISTPIIYDVDLLNGVITMEYLRGKRIKDILNRVSEKERKRICNKIGESIARFHNNNIIHGDITTSNMILMDDRIHFIDFGLGEKNSEIEAKGVDLHVLMEAIESTHSKHSKCFEYVLEGYRREYRGNPEHVINKIDEIVKRGRYR